One region of Streptomyces subrutilus genomic DNA includes:
- a CDS encoding sugar ABC transporter substrate-binding protein: MNTRMRRAAVAVAAGAMAVSLAACGSAKEAGDKTKETGAAAGDAIKVGLLLPENQTARYEKFDKPLIEKTVKELTGGKGEVVYANAKQDATTQNSQVDTMITNKVNVLIVDAVDSKAIAGSVKKAKDAGIPVVAYDRLAEGPIDAYTSFDNEEVGKVQGKALLEALGDKAKDGQIVMMNGSVTDPNAKLFKSGAHSVLDGKVTVGKEYDTVEWKPENANTNMAAALSALGKDKVIGVYSANDGMAGGIITALKAAGVSPLPPVTGQDAELAGVQRIVAGEQFMSVYKPYAPEAEAAAKMAVALAKGEKVTGVTTSTVDSPTTKGVPSVLIPVVSLTKNNIKDTVVKDGVYTVDEICTDKYAAACATLGLK; the protein is encoded by the coding sequence ATGAACACGCGTATGCGCAGAGCCGCGGTAGCCGTAGCCGCCGGTGCCATGGCCGTTTCCCTTGCCGCCTGTGGCAGTGCCAAGGAGGCCGGAGACAAGACCAAGGAGACCGGAGCCGCCGCCGGCGACGCCATCAAGGTCGGCCTCCTGCTCCCGGAGAACCAGACCGCGCGCTACGAGAAGTTCGACAAGCCGCTCATCGAGAAGACGGTCAAGGAACTGACCGGCGGCAAGGGCGAGGTCGTCTACGCCAACGCCAAGCAGGACGCGACCACCCAGAACTCCCAGGTCGACACGATGATCACCAACAAGGTGAACGTCCTCATCGTCGACGCGGTGGACTCCAAGGCCATCGCGGGCTCGGTCAAGAAGGCCAAGGACGCCGGCATCCCGGTCGTCGCCTACGACCGCCTGGCGGAGGGTCCGATCGACGCCTACACCTCCTTCGACAACGAAGAGGTCGGCAAGGTCCAGGGCAAGGCGCTGCTCGAGGCGCTGGGCGACAAGGCCAAGGACGGCCAGATCGTCATGATGAACGGCTCGGTCACCGACCCGAACGCCAAGCTCTTCAAGTCCGGCGCGCACTCCGTCCTCGACGGCAAGGTGACCGTCGGCAAGGAGTACGACACCGTCGAGTGGAAGCCGGAGAACGCCAACACCAACATGGCGGCCGCCCTCTCGGCGCTCGGCAAGGACAAGGTCATCGGCGTCTACTCCGCCAACGACGGCATGGCCGGCGGCATCATCACCGCCCTCAAGGCCGCCGGCGTCAGCCCCCTGCCCCCGGTCACCGGCCAGGACGCCGAACTCGCCGGCGTGCAGCGCATCGTCGCGGGCGAGCAGTTCATGAGCGTCTACAAGCCGTACGCCCCCGAGGCCGAGGCCGCGGCGAAGATGGCCGTCGCCCTCGCCAAGGGCGAGAAGGTCACCGGCGTCACCACCTCCACGGTCGACAGCCCCACCACCAAGGGCGTCCCGTCCGTGCTGATCCCGGTCGTCTCGCTCACCAAGAACAACATCAAGGACACCGTCGTCAAGGACGGCGTCTACACGGTCGACGAGATCTGCACCGACAAGTACGCGGCCGCCTGCGCCACCCTCGGCCTCAAGTAA
- a CDS encoding ATP-binding cassette domain-containing protein → MVHVSAAPVLALRGVSKRFGAVQALTDVELEIHSGEVVALVGDNGAGKSTLVKTIAGVHPIDDGVIEWEGRPVSIGKPHDAQNLGIATVYQDLALCDNIDVVGNLFLGRELKRRGVLDEVEMERRARELLTTLSIRIPSVRIPIASLSGGQRQTVAIARSMLGEPKLVILDEPTAALGVEQTAQVLDLVERLRERGHAVILISHNMADVKAVADKVAVLRLGRNNGVFTVADTSQEEIISAITGATDNAVTRRAARTGEARK, encoded by the coding sequence ATGGTTCATGTGTCCGCTGCGCCCGTGCTGGCGTTGCGAGGGGTCTCGAAGCGGTTCGGCGCCGTTCAGGCCCTGACCGACGTAGAACTCGAGATCCACTCCGGTGAAGTGGTCGCCCTCGTCGGCGACAACGGCGCCGGCAAGTCCACGCTGGTCAAGACGATCGCCGGCGTGCACCCCATCGATGACGGGGTCATCGAGTGGGAGGGCCGCCCGGTCTCCATCGGCAAGCCCCACGACGCCCAGAACCTGGGCATCGCGACGGTCTACCAGGACCTCGCCCTGTGCGACAACATCGATGTCGTCGGCAACCTCTTCCTCGGCCGCGAGCTCAAGCGCCGCGGCGTCCTGGACGAGGTGGAGATGGAGCGCCGTGCCCGCGAGCTCCTGACCACGCTGTCCATCCGGATCCCCAGTGTCCGGATCCCCATCGCCTCGCTCTCCGGCGGTCAGCGCCAGACCGTGGCCATCGCCCGTTCGATGCTCGGCGAGCCCAAGCTCGTGATCCTCGACGAGCCCACCGCCGCCCTCGGCGTCGAGCAGACCGCACAGGTTCTCGACCTGGTCGAGCGGCTGCGCGAGCGCGGCCACGCTGTCATCCTCATCAGCCACAACATGGCCGATGTGAAGGCCGTCGCCGACAAGGTGGCGGTTCTGCGGCTGGGCCGCAACAACGGCGTCTTCACCGTCGCCGACACCTCGCAGGAAGAGATCATCTCCGCCATCACGGGAGCCACGGACAACGCCGTGACCCGCCGGGCGGCCCGCACCGGGGAGGCTCGCAAGTGA
- a CDS encoding sugar ABC transporter permease — translation MSTDNPAADPLDKAAANPAEHEVVNPAAAADAIPAVDPRLLVREQGLSGYLSEFGRKMKAGDLGSIPVVLGLIIIWSIFQGLNSNFLSPENLSNIAITMVATGMMAVGIIFVLLLGEIDLSVGSVSGVSGAIVAVLAVTNGVNEWLAILAAVAGGALIGSIHGFFFAKIGAPAFAVTLSGLLFWSGAMLQILGSNGTINLDSEGVVGQLTTYFFSDVAVGYGLAAVAVVGYFLATFFDNRRREAAGVPSRPLGEILLRTGLLAVFTFGPAIVFNQYKGLPLAVVLFVLALVATDFVLRRTTFGRNVFALGGSVEASRRAGINVTGIRIAVFAIAGTFAAIGGLFWASKIAAANQSAGAGDLLMNVIAAAVIGGTSLFGGRGRTWNALLGVMVITSIQYGLALEGIATPIQYMITGAVLLATVVIDSVTRKTQKTAGRA, via the coding sequence GTGAGCACCGACAACCCAGCCGCCGACCCGCTCGACAAGGCGGCGGCGAACCCCGCGGAGCACGAGGTCGTCAACCCGGCCGCGGCCGCGGACGCGATTCCGGCCGTGGACCCCCGCCTGCTCGTCCGCGAGCAGGGCCTGTCCGGGTACCTCAGCGAGTTCGGGCGCAAGATGAAGGCCGGCGACCTGGGCTCCATCCCGGTCGTCCTCGGTCTGATCATCATCTGGTCCATCTTCCAGGGCCTGAACTCCAACTTCCTCTCCCCGGAGAACCTCTCCAACATCGCCATCACGATGGTCGCCACCGGCATGATGGCCGTCGGCATCATCTTCGTGCTGCTGCTCGGCGAGATCGACCTCTCGGTCGGCTCGGTCAGCGGTGTCTCGGGCGCGATCGTCGCCGTCCTCGCCGTCACCAACGGCGTGAACGAATGGCTGGCCATCCTCGCGGCGGTCGCGGGCGGCGCCCTGATCGGCTCCATCCACGGCTTCTTCTTCGCCAAGATCGGCGCCCCGGCCTTCGCGGTCACCCTGTCGGGCCTGCTCTTCTGGTCCGGCGCCATGCTGCAGATCCTCGGCAGCAACGGCACGATCAACCTCGACTCCGAGGGCGTGGTCGGGCAGCTGACCACGTACTTCTTCTCGGACGTGGCGGTGGGCTACGGCCTGGCGGCGGTCGCGGTGGTCGGGTACTTCCTCGCCACCTTCTTCGACAACCGCCGCCGCGAGGCAGCCGGGGTCCCCTCCCGCCCGCTCGGCGAGATCCTGCTGCGCACCGGCCTGCTCGCGGTGTTCACCTTCGGCCCCGCGATCGTGTTCAACCAGTACAAGGGCCTGCCGCTGGCGGTGGTGCTGTTCGTGCTGGCCCTGGTCGCCACGGACTTCGTCCTGCGCCGCACGACCTTCGGCCGAAACGTTTTCGCACTCGGCGGCAGCGTCGAGGCCTCCCGCCGCGCGGGCATCAACGTCACCGGGATCCGCATCGCGGTCTTCGCCATCGCCGGCACCTTCGCCGCCATCGGCGGGCTGTTCTGGGCCTCCAAGATCGCGGCGGCCAACCAGAGTGCCGGCGCCGGCGACCTGCTGATGAACGTGATCGCGGCGGCCGTCATCGGCGGCACCAGCCTCTTCGGCGGCCGGGGCCGGACCTGGAACGCCCTCCTCGGCGTCATGGTCATCACCTCGATCCAGTACGGTCTGGCCCTGGAGGGAATCGCGACTCCGATCCAGTACATGATCACGGGCGCCGTACTGCTGGCCACCGTGGTCATCGACTCGGTCACCCGCAAGACCCAGAAGACGGCCGGACGGGCCTGA
- the dxs gene encoding 1-deoxy-D-xylulose-5-phosphate synthase, protein MLLTRIKGPRDLDRLSQEELEQLAAEIRSFLVDAVSKTGGHLGPNLGVVELTIALHRVFDSPKDKVLFDTGHQAYVHKLLTGRQDFAGLRTKGGLSGYPSRAESEHDVIENSHASTVLGWADGIAKANEVLGREDHHVAAVIGDGALTGGMAWEALNNIAAAKDRPLVIVVNDNERSYGPTIGGLANHLATLRTTDGYERFLARGKDLLERTPVVGRPLYETLHGAKKGLKDFIAPQGMFEDLGLKYIGPIDGHDIEALESALQRAKRFSGPVIVHCLTQKGRGYEPAVQDEADRFHAVGVIHPDTGLPVSTDAASWTSVFADEMVKLGKERKDIVAITAAMLQPVGLKKFADAYPDRIFDVGIAEQHGATSAAGLATGGAHPVFAVYATFLNRAFDQVLMDVALHKCGVTFVLDRAGVTGTDGASHNGMWDMSILQVVPGLRLAAPRDAEQLRAQLNEAVQVKDAPTVVRFSKGVVGPAVPAVGRIGGMDVLRAPAPEVTRPDVLLVSVGALAPMCLEIADLLDRQGISATVVDPRWVKPVDEALAPLADRHRVVVTVEDNSRAGGVGSAVAQALRDAGVDVPLRDFGIPQRFLDHASRKEVMAEIGLTAPDIARQVTGLVAKLDGRYDSEPAATVD, encoded by the coding sequence GTGCTGCTGACCCGCATCAAGGGACCGCGCGATCTGGACCGGCTCAGCCAGGAGGAGCTCGAACAGCTCGCCGCCGAGATCAGGTCCTTCCTCGTCGACGCCGTCTCCAAGACCGGCGGGCACCTCGGCCCCAACCTCGGGGTGGTCGAACTGACGATCGCCCTGCACCGGGTCTTCGACTCGCCCAAGGACAAGGTCCTCTTCGACACCGGCCACCAGGCCTACGTCCACAAGCTGCTCACCGGCCGCCAGGACTTCGCCGGCCTGCGCACCAAGGGCGGCCTGTCCGGCTATCCCTCGCGCGCCGAGTCCGAGCACGACGTGATCGAGAACTCGCACGCCTCCACCGTGCTGGGCTGGGCCGACGGCATCGCCAAGGCCAACGAGGTGCTCGGCCGCGAGGACCACCACGTCGCCGCCGTCATCGGCGACGGCGCGCTGACCGGTGGCATGGCCTGGGAGGCGCTGAACAACATCGCCGCCGCCAAGGACCGCCCCCTGGTCATCGTCGTCAACGACAACGAGCGCTCCTACGGCCCCACCATCGGCGGCCTCGCGAACCACCTGGCGACCCTGCGCACCACGGACGGCTACGAGCGCTTCCTGGCCCGCGGCAAGGACCTCCTGGAGCGCACACCGGTCGTCGGCAGGCCGCTCTACGAGACCCTGCACGGGGCCAAGAAGGGCCTCAAGGACTTCATCGCCCCGCAGGGCATGTTCGAGGACCTGGGGCTGAAGTACATCGGCCCCATCGACGGCCACGACATCGAGGCCCTCGAGTCGGCCCTGCAGCGCGCCAAGCGCTTCAGCGGCCCGGTCATCGTGCACTGCCTCACCCAGAAGGGGCGCGGCTACGAGCCGGCCGTCCAGGACGAGGCGGACCGCTTCCACGCGGTCGGCGTGATCCACCCGGACACCGGCCTGCCGGTCTCCACCGACGCCGCCAGCTGGACCTCGGTCTTCGCCGACGAGATGGTCAAGCTCGGCAAGGAGCGCAAGGACATCGTCGCGATCACCGCGGCCATGCTCCAGCCCGTGGGCCTGAAGAAGTTCGCGGACGCCTACCCCGACCGGATCTTCGACGTCGGCATCGCCGAGCAGCACGGCGCCACCTCGGCGGCGGGCCTGGCCACCGGCGGCGCCCACCCGGTCTTCGCCGTGTACGCGACCTTCCTCAACCGCGCCTTCGACCAGGTCCTGATGGACGTCGCCCTGCACAAGTGCGGGGTCACCTTCGTCCTGGACCGCGCCGGCGTCACCGGCACCGACGGCGCCTCCCACAACGGCATGTGGGACATGTCCATCCTGCAGGTCGTCCCCGGCCTGCGCCTGGCCGCCCCGCGCGACGCGGAGCAGCTGCGCGCCCAGCTCAACGAGGCCGTCCAGGTCAAGGACGCGCCGACCGTGGTGCGCTTCTCCAAGGGCGTCGTCGGCCCGGCCGTCCCGGCCGTCGGCCGCATCGGCGGCATGGACGTGCTGCGCGCCCCGGCCCCGGAGGTCACCCGGCCGGACGTACTGCTCGTCTCCGTCGGCGCGCTCGCCCCGATGTGCCTGGAGATCGCCGACCTCCTCGACAGGCAGGGCATCTCCGCCACCGTCGTCGACCCCCGCTGGGTCAAGCCGGTGGACGAGGCGCTGGCCCCGCTCGCCGACCGCCACCGCGTGGTCGTCACCGTCGAGGACAACAGCCGGGCCGGCGGCGTCGGCTCCGCCGTCGCCCAGGCCCTGCGGGACGCGGGCGTCGACGTGCCGCTGCGCGATTTCGGCATCCCGCAGCGCTTCCTCGACCACGCCTCCCGCAAGGAGGTCATGGCCGAAATCGGGCTGACGGCCCCGGACATCGCCCGGCAGGTCACCGGCCTGGTGGCCAAGCTGGACGGGCGCTACGACAGCGAGCCGGCCGCCACCGTCGACTAG
- a CDS encoding amino acid permease, translating into MSTDLNSPFRTKSVEQSIRDTEEPEHALKKSLSAWDLTVFGVGVIIGTGIFVLTGKVAKETAGPATALAFVAAGVVCALAALCYAEFASTVPVAGSAYTFSYASIGELPAWIIGWDLVLEFALGTAVVAVGWSGYVRSLMDNANIHLPVALQGPDIPGGTFDLLAFILVLVLTAILVVGVKLSARITAIVVGIKVTVVLIVIIAGLFFIKGSNYEPFIPPAVKQEGGAGLDAPLVQLIFGYEPTNFGVMGIFTAASVVFFAFIGFDVVATAAEETKLPQRDMPRGILGSLLICTVLYVAVSLVVTGMQHYSELSVSAPLADAFKAAGHPVYGGIISFGAAVGLTTVCMILLLGQTRVFFAMSRDGLLPRFFSVTHPKYRTPYRPTILLGVIIAIVAGFTSINELATLVNIGTLFAFVVVALGVIILRRTRPDLHRSFRTPWVPLVPILSIAASVWLMLNLPAETWVRFGIWMAIGIVVYYAYGRRHSRLGQVGPDAKY; encoded by the coding sequence GTGAGTACGGATTTGAACAGTCCTTTCCGCACCAAGTCGGTCGAGCAGTCCATCCGGGACACGGAAGAGCCGGAACACGCGCTCAAGAAGTCGCTCTCGGCCTGGGACCTGACCGTCTTCGGCGTCGGCGTCATCATCGGCACCGGCATCTTCGTCCTCACCGGCAAGGTCGCCAAGGAGACCGCCGGCCCCGCCACCGCCCTGGCCTTCGTCGCCGCGGGCGTGGTGTGCGCGCTGGCCGCTCTCTGCTACGCCGAGTTCGCCTCGACCGTCCCCGTCGCCGGTTCGGCGTACACGTTCTCGTACGCCTCGATCGGCGAGCTGCCGGCCTGGATCATCGGCTGGGACCTCGTACTGGAATTCGCCCTCGGTACCGCCGTCGTCGCCGTCGGCTGGTCCGGGTACGTCCGCTCCCTCATGGACAACGCGAACATCCATCTACCGGTCGCGCTGCAGGGGCCGGACATCCCGGGCGGCACCTTCGACCTGCTGGCCTTCATCCTGGTGCTGGTGCTGACCGCGATCCTGGTGGTCGGGGTGAAGCTGTCCGCGCGGATCACGGCCATCGTCGTCGGGATCAAGGTCACCGTGGTGCTCATCGTGATCATCGCGGGCCTGTTCTTCATCAAGGGCAGCAACTACGAGCCCTTCATCCCGCCGGCCGTGAAGCAGGAGGGCGGCGCGGGGCTCGACGCCCCACTGGTCCAGCTGATCTTCGGCTACGAGCCCACCAACTTCGGCGTCATGGGCATCTTCACCGCGGCCTCGGTGGTGTTCTTCGCCTTCATCGGCTTCGACGTGGTCGCCACGGCCGCCGAGGAGACCAAGCTGCCGCAGCGGGACATGCCGCGCGGCATCCTCGGCTCGCTGCTGATCTGCACCGTGCTGTACGTGGCGGTCTCCCTCGTGGTGACCGGCATGCAGCACTACAGCGAACTGTCGGTGAGCGCACCCCTGGCGGACGCCTTCAAGGCCGCCGGGCATCCGGTGTACGGAGGCATCATCAGCTTCGGCGCCGCGGTGGGCCTCACCACGGTCTGCATGATCCTGCTGCTGGGCCAGACCCGCGTGTTCTTCGCGATGAGCCGTGACGGCCTGCTGCCGCGGTTCTTCTCGGTGACCCACCCCAAGTACCGCACCCCGTACCGGCCGACGATCCTGCTCGGTGTGATCATCGCGATCGTCGCCGGGTTCACCAGCATCAACGAGCTGGCGACACTGGTGAACATCGGCACGCTCTTCGCCTTCGTGGTCGTGGCGCTCGGCGTGATCATCCTGCGCCGCACCCGCCCCGACCTGCACCGGTCCTTCCGCACCCCGTGGGTGCCGCTGGTGCCGATCCTGTCGATCGCCGCGTCGGTCTGGCTGATGCTCAACCTGCCGGCCGAGACCTGGGTGCGCTTCGGCATCTGGATGGCGATCGGCATCGTCGTCTACTACGCGTACGGACGCCGCCACAGCCGTCTGGGCCAGGTCGGCCCCGACGCGAAGTACTAG
- a CDS encoding LCP family protein, with amino-acid sequence MTDTHARPRRRRRRILRITLLLVAVLVLGAAGAGWWAYSHLDGNISSVDLDQAIGDNRPPKVAANAQNILVIGSDSRAGANGDLDHGDVGGARSDTAMLVHIPEGRARATAVSIPRDTLVTRPECKAEGGKTVPSAKRVMFNSVYSLAGPACVVNTVEQLSGVRVDHFVEVDFAGFKGLVDALGGVTVTLDKPMTGAKGGLKLDAGTHRLDGTDSLKFVRTRYGYGDGSDLGRIGLQQKFMMAMLSEIKKQDAFGNPARLYKLADAATKSLTTDSDLASLTALSDFAQSMKGVDPETMETIMLPVAYDKVDPNRVVVAEPQATQLWEALRKDQKIPASAKDSPAKG; translated from the coding sequence ATGACGGACACGCACGCGCGGCCCAGGCGCCGCCGACGCCGCATTCTGCGGATCACCCTGCTGCTGGTCGCCGTGCTGGTCCTGGGCGCGGCCGGGGCCGGCTGGTGGGCGTACAGCCACCTCGACGGCAACATCTCCAGCGTCGACCTGGATCAGGCGATCGGCGACAACCGGCCGCCCAAGGTGGCCGCGAACGCGCAGAACATCCTGGTGATCGGCTCCGACTCGCGGGCCGGCGCCAACGGCGACCTTGACCACGGCGACGTCGGCGGCGCCCGCTCCGACACCGCGATGCTGGTGCACATACCCGAGGGCCGGGCCAGGGCCACCGCGGTGAGCATCCCCCGCGACACCCTGGTCACCCGGCCCGAGTGCAAGGCCGAGGGCGGCAAGACCGTGCCCTCGGCGAAGCGGGTCATGTTCAACTCCGTCTACTCGCTGGCCGGTCCGGCCTGCGTGGTCAACACCGTGGAGCAGCTCTCCGGGGTCCGCGTGGACCACTTCGTCGAGGTGGACTTCGCCGGCTTCAAGGGGCTGGTCGACGCGCTGGGCGGGGTCACCGTCACCCTCGACAAGCCGATGACCGGGGCCAAGGGCGGCCTGAAGCTGGACGCGGGCACGCACCGGCTCGACGGCACGGACTCGCTGAAGTTCGTCCGTACCCGCTACGGCTACGGGGACGGCAGCGACCTCGGGCGCATCGGGCTCCAGCAGAAGTTCATGATGGCGATGCTGTCCGAGATAAAGAAGCAGGACGCCTTCGGCAACCCGGCCCGCCTGTACAAGCTCGCCGACGCCGCGACCAAGTCGCTGACCACCGACTCCGACCTCGCCTCGCTCACCGCGCTCTCCGACTTCGCGCAGAGCATGAAGGGCGTGGACCCGGAGACGATGGAGACCATCATGCTGCCGGTCGCCTACGACAAGGTGGACCCCAACCGCGTGGTCGTGGCCGAGCCGCAGGCGACCCAGCTGTGGGAAGCCCTCCGCAAGGACCAGAAGATCCCGGCCTCCGCGAAGGACTCCCCGGCGAAGGGCTGA
- a CDS encoding 3-hydroxyacyl-CoA dehydrogenase NAD-binding domain-containing protein has protein sequence MSTTAELLKGAAELFPDEVVTSAHVRHLDLPFGAGRFALITLDNGFDHTKPTTFGPQSLANLNAAIDQVEQEAAAGSIVGAGITGKPFIFAVGADLKGVELLKQHDEALAIGKGGHDVFKRLSALAVPTFAYYNGAAMGGGVEVGLHCTYRTVSKAIPAFSLPEVFLGLVPGWGGCAILPNLIGAERAVSVIIENSLNQNRQLKGKQVFELGIADAIFEGADFLEQSLLWTAKVLKGDTQVVRAEIDRGEAWDAAVAKGRFIADSKVHGAAPAAYRALDIIAAAKDGDLQAGFDAEDKALADLIMGGELRSGIYAFNLVQKRGKRPAGAPDKSLARPVTKVGVVGAGLMASQLALLFLRRLEVPVVLTDIDQERVDKGVGYVHAEIQKLLGKGRINQDKANRLTALVTGVLDKAEGFADADFIIEAVFEEMSVKQKVFAEVEAVAPAHAILATNTSSLSVSEMASKLQNPERVVGFHFFNPVAILPLLEIVRGEQTDEASLATAFGVAKKLKKTAVLTKDAPAFVVNRILTRFMGEIQNVIDEGTPVATAEKAIEPLGLPMSPLVLLELVGPAIGLHVSETLNRAFPERFTVSPNLAAVVKAGKRGFYVYDSGKPELDPEVAALLVQGDVVLTEEQVRDRVLDAVAQEIGLMLEEGVVAEAQDIDLCLITGAGWPFHLGGITPYLDREGVSERVNGKKFLAPGVASVPA, from the coding sequence GTGAGCACCACCGCTGAGCTCCTGAAGGGCGCGGCCGAGCTGTTCCCGGACGAGGTCGTCACGTCCGCGCACGTCCGCCACCTGGACCTGCCGTTCGGCGCCGGGCGCTTCGCGCTCATCACGCTGGACAACGGCTTCGACCACACCAAGCCGACCACCTTCGGCCCGCAGTCCCTCGCCAACCTGAACGCGGCGATCGACCAGGTCGAGCAGGAGGCCGCCGCCGGCTCCATCGTCGGCGCGGGCATCACCGGCAAACCGTTCATCTTCGCGGTCGGCGCCGACCTCAAGGGCGTCGAGCTGCTGAAGCAGCACGACGAGGCGCTCGCCATCGGCAAGGGCGGCCACGACGTCTTCAAGCGCCTGTCGGCGCTGGCGGTCCCGACCTTCGCCTACTACAACGGCGCGGCGATGGGCGGCGGTGTCGAGGTCGGCCTGCACTGCACCTACCGCACCGTCTCGAAGGCCATCCCGGCCTTCTCGCTCCCCGAGGTCTTCCTCGGCCTGGTCCCGGGCTGGGGCGGCTGCGCCATCCTCCCGAACCTGATCGGCGCGGAGCGCGCGGTCTCGGTCATCATCGAGAACTCGCTGAACCAGAACCGTCAGCTCAAGGGCAAGCAGGTCTTCGAGCTCGGCATCGCCGACGCGATCTTCGAGGGCGCCGACTTCCTGGAGCAGTCCCTCCTGTGGACCGCGAAGGTCCTGAAGGGCGACACGCAGGTCGTCCGCGCCGAGATCGACCGCGGCGAGGCCTGGGACGCGGCCGTCGCCAAGGGCCGCTTCATCGCGGACTCCAAGGTGCACGGCGCCGCCCCGGCCGCCTACCGCGCGCTGGACATCATCGCCGCGGCCAAGGACGGCGACCTCCAGGCCGGCTTCGACGCCGAGGACAAGGCCCTGGCCGACCTCATCATGGGCGGCGAGCTGCGCTCGGGCATCTACGCCTTCAACCTGGTCCAGAAGCGCGGCAAGCGCCCGGCCGGCGCCCCGGACAAGTCCCTGGCCCGTCCGGTCACCAAGGTCGGCGTCGTCGGCGCGGGCCTGATGGCCTCGCAGCTGGCGCTGCTCTTCCTGCGCCGCCTGGAGGTGCCGGTGGTCCTCACCGACATCGACCAGGAGCGGGTGGACAAGGGTGTGGGCTACGTCCACGCCGAGATCCAGAAGCTGCTCGGCAAGGGCCGCATCAACCAGGACAAGGCCAACCGCCTGACCGCCCTGGTGACCGGTGTCCTGGACAAGGCCGAGGGCTTCGCGGACGCGGACTTCATCATCGAGGCCGTGTTCGAGGAGATGTCCGTCAAGCAGAAGGTGTTCGCGGAGGTCGAGGCGGTCGCCCCGGCGCACGCGATCCTCGCCACCAACACCTCCTCGCTGTCGGTCTCGGAGATGGCCTCCAAGCTCCAGAACCCGGAGCGCGTGGTCGGCTTCCACTTCTTCAACCCGGTCGCGATCCTCCCCCTGCTGGAGATCGTCCGCGGTGAGCAGACGGACGAGGCCTCGCTGGCCACGGCCTTCGGGGTCGCCAAGAAGCTGAAGAAGACCGCGGTCCTCACCAAGGACGCCCCGGCGTTCGTCGTGAACCGCATCCTGACCCGCTTCATGGGCGAGATCCAGAACGTCATCGACGAGGGCACCCCGGTGGCCACCGCCGAGAAGGCCATCGAGCCGCTCGGCCTGCCGATGTCCCCGCTGGTGCTGCTGGAGCTCGTCGGCCCGGCCATCGGCCTGCACGTGTCCGAGACCCTGAACCGCGCCTTCCCGGAGCGCTTCACCGTCTCCCCGAACCTGGCGGCGGTCGTCAAGGCCGGCAAGCGCGGCTTCTACGTCTACGATTCCGGCAAGCCGGAGCTGGACCCCGAGGTCGCCGCCCTTCTCGTCCAGGGCGACGTGGTCCTGACGGAGGAGCAGGTCCGCGACCGCGTCCTGGACGCGGTGGCGCAGGAGATCGGCCTGATGCTGGAGGAGGGTGTCGTGGCCGAAGCCCAGGACATCGACCTCTGCCTCATCACGGGCGCCGGCTGGCCCTTCCACCTGGGCGGCATCACGCCGTACCTGGACCGTGAAGGCGTCTCGGAGCGCGTGAACGGCAAGAAGTTCCTCGCCCCCGGCGTGGCGAGCGTCCCGGCCTAG